One genomic region from Panthera tigris isolate Pti1 chromosome D1, P.tigris_Pti1_mat1.1, whole genome shotgun sequence encodes:
- the LOC122231346 gene encoding olfactory receptor 688-like, which yields MDTTLSITNSSRLQVSEFILVGLPGIHEWQHWLSLPLALLYILALIANILILITIQHEPSLHQPMYQLLGILAIVDIGLATTIMPKILAILWFDAKAISLHECFAQIYAIHTFMGMESGIFLCMAVDRYVAICYPLQYSSIVNEASVIKATLSMVLRNGLLTIPLPVLAAQRHYCSGNEIDHCLCSNLGVTSLACDDATINRVYQLALAWVTLGGDMGLVFASYALIVRSVLRLNSAEATSKALSTCSSHLILIVFFYTAVIVLSVTHLAGRKVPFIPVLFNVLHNVMPPAFNPMVYALRTQELRVGFQRVLGLGENVSRK from the coding sequence ATGGATACCACCCTGAGTATAACCAATAGCTCAAGGCTTCAAGTGTCTGAGTTCATCCTGGTGGGGCTCCCAGGCATTCATGAGTGGCAGCActggctctccctgcccctggctctgCTCTACATCTTAGCTCTCATTGCCAACATCCTCATCTTGATCACCATCCAACATGAGCCTTCCCTGCACCAGCCCATGTATCAGCTCCTTGGCATCTTGGCTATCGTGGACATTGGCCTGGCTACCACCATCATGCCCAAGATCCTGGCCATTCTCTGGTTTGATGCCAAGGCCATCAGCCTCCACGAGTGCTTTGCTCAGATCTATGCTATCCATACTTTCATGGGAATGGAGTCAGGCATCTTCCTCTGCATGGCTGTGGATAGATATGTAGCCATTTGCTACCCCCTTCAGTACTCCTCCATAGTCAATGAGGCTTCTGTGATCAAAGCCACCCTGTCCATGGTGCTGAGGAATGGCCTGTTGACCATCCCACTGCCTGTACTGGCTGCCCAGCGACACTACTGCTCCGGAAATGAAATTGACCACTGTCTGTGCTCTAATTTGGGGGTCACTAGTCTGGCCTGTGATGACGCCACTATTAACAGAGTATACCAGTTGGCCTTGGCATGGGTTACACTTGGGGGTGACATGGGTCTGGTCTTTGCTTCCTATGCTTTGATTGTTCGCTCAGTGCTGAGGCTGAACTCCGCTGAAGCAACATCAAAGGCCCTGAGTACCTGCAGCTCCCATCTCATCCTCATTGTCTTCTTCTACACAGCCGTTATTGTGCTGTCTGTCACCCACCTGGCAGGAAGAAAGGTCCCCTTCATCCCTGTTCTCTTCAACGTGCTGCATAATGTTATGCCCCCAGCCTTTAACCCCATGGTGTATGCCCTCCGGACCCAGGAGCTGAGAGTGGGCTTCCAGAGGGTGCTTGGTTTGGGTGAGAATGTGTCCAGGAAGTGA